A region of Bacillus cabrialesii DNA encodes the following proteins:
- the glyS gene encoding glycine--tRNA ligase subunit beta codes for MSKQDLLLEIGLEEMPARFLNESMVQLGEKLTGWLKEKNITHGEVKLFNTPRRLAVFVKDVADKQDDIKEEAKGPAKKIALDADGNWTKAAIGFSKGQGADVKDLYIKEVKGTEYVFVQKFQAGQETKSLLPELGSLVTSLHFPKNMRWGNEDLRYIRPIKWIVALFGQDVIPFSITNVESGRTTQGHRFLGHEVSIESPSAYEEQLKEQHVIADPNARKQMIQSQLEAMAAENNWSIPVDEDLLDEVNHLVEYPTALYGSFESEFLSIPEEVLVTTMKEHQRYFPVKDKNGDLLPHFITVRNGNSHAIENVARGNEKVLRARLSDASFFYKEDQKLNIDANVKKLENIVFHEELGSLADKVRRVTSIAEKLAVRLQADEDTLKHVKRAAEISKFDLVTHMIYEFPELQGIMGEKYARMLGEDEAVAAAVNEHYMPRSAGGETPSTFTGAVVAMADKLDTIASFFSIGVIPTGSQDPYGLRRQASGIVAILLDRNWGISFEELLTFVQTEKENELLDFFTQRLKYVLNAEQIRHDVIDAVLESSELEPYSALHKAQVLEQKLGAPGFKETAEALGRVISISKKGVRGDIQPDLFENEYEAKLFDAYQTAKENLQDNFSNKDYEAALSSLAALKEPIDAYFDHTMVIADNEILKANRLAQMVSLADEIKSFANMNALIVK; via the coding sequence ATGAGTAAACAGGATTTACTTTTAGAGATCGGATTAGAGGAAATGCCGGCGCGCTTTTTGAATGAAAGCATGGTTCAGCTTGGCGAGAAGCTGACAGGCTGGCTTAAAGAAAAAAATATCACTCACGGTGAAGTAAAGCTCTTCAATACACCGAGACGTCTTGCTGTTTTCGTGAAAGATGTAGCAGATAAGCAGGATGATATAAAAGAAGAAGCAAAAGGGCCTGCGAAAAAAATTGCCCTTGATGCAGATGGCAACTGGACAAAAGCGGCAATCGGCTTTTCAAAAGGCCAAGGCGCAGACGTAAAAGACCTGTACATCAAAGAAGTAAAAGGCACAGAGTATGTATTCGTTCAAAAATTCCAAGCCGGCCAAGAAACGAAGTCGCTTCTGCCGGAACTGGGCAGCTTAGTTACGAGCTTGCATTTCCCGAAAAACATGCGCTGGGGAAATGAAGATTTGCGTTATATCCGGCCGATCAAATGGATTGTCGCTTTATTTGGACAGGATGTCATTCCATTTTCGATCACAAACGTGGAGTCTGGACGGACAACACAGGGACACCGTTTCCTTGGACATGAAGTGTCAATTGAATCACCTTCAGCTTATGAAGAGCAGCTGAAAGAACAGCATGTTATTGCTGATCCAAACGCCCGGAAACAAATGATTCAATCTCAGCTGGAAGCAATGGCTGCAGAAAACAATTGGAGCATTCCGGTGGATGAAGACCTTCTTGATGAAGTAAATCACTTAGTAGAATACCCGACAGCTCTTTACGGATCATTTGAATCTGAGTTTCTGTCAATTCCTGAGGAAGTGCTTGTCACGACAATGAAAGAGCATCAGCGCTACTTCCCTGTCAAAGACAAGAACGGTGATTTGCTGCCACACTTTATTACAGTCCGAAACGGCAACAGCCACGCGATCGAAAATGTGGCACGAGGCAATGAAAAAGTGCTGCGCGCGCGTTTATCTGATGCTTCATTCTTCTACAAGGAAGATCAGAAACTAAACATTGATGCAAACGTGAAGAAGCTTGAAAACATTGTTTTCCATGAAGAGCTTGGTTCTCTTGCCGATAAGGTTAGAAGAGTCACTTCAATCGCAGAGAAGCTTGCCGTTCGTCTTCAGGCTGATGAAGATACGTTAAAACATGTGAAGCGAGCCGCTGAAATTTCTAAATTCGACCTTGTCACGCATATGATATACGAATTCCCTGAGCTCCAAGGAATTATGGGTGAAAAGTATGCGAGAATGCTTGGCGAAGATGAAGCTGTGGCTGCGGCAGTCAACGAACACTATATGCCGAGATCAGCAGGCGGCGAAACGCCTTCTACTTTCACCGGAGCTGTTGTAGCAATGGCGGATAAGCTTGACACCATCGCTTCATTCTTCTCTATCGGCGTTATTCCGACCGGTTCTCAGGATCCTTACGGGCTGCGCCGCCAAGCGAGCGGTATTGTTGCGATTCTTCTTGACCGCAACTGGGGAATTTCGTTTGAAGAGCTGCTTACTTTCGTACAAACAGAAAAAGAAAATGAACTGCTTGATTTCTTTACCCAGCGCCTGAAATATGTCTTGAATGCTGAACAGATCAGACATGATGTCATTGACGCCGTGCTGGAAAGCTCTGAGCTTGAGCCATATTCAGCGCTGCATAAAGCACAAGTGCTGGAACAAAAGCTTGGTGCGCCGGGCTTTAAGGAAACAGCGGAAGCTTTAGGCCGAGTGATCTCTATCAGCAAAAAAGGGGTCCGCGGAGACATTCAGCCTGATCTGTTTGAAAATGAATACGAAGCAAAACTGTTTGATGCCTACCAGACAGCGAAGGAAAATCTGCAGGACAACTTCAGCAATAAAGATTACGAGGCGGCGCTTTCTTCACTTGCAGCCTTGAAAGAACCGATCG